A region of Saccharococcus thermophilus DNA encodes the following proteins:
- a CDS encoding MDR family MFS transporter has protein sequence MAEVAALEIQSSIKHRNILIIGLIIAMLFGALDGTIVGTAMPRIVGELGGLSLMTWLTTAYMLTSTTIVPIAGKLADLLGRRVIYVTGLITFMVGSALCGMANNMTQLIIYRGLQGIGGGIMMPMAMIIIGDLFTGKERGKWQGVFGGLYGLASVLGPQIGGWIVDHLNWRWVFYINLPVGILATIFIAMGLNKHQAKGPVKFDVAGMFTMVVGVVSLLLALTFGGDKYAWTSWQIITLFVVAAVFLTAFVFVESKVEEPVLPVRFFKNRTFTVLNGIGFLMSIGMFGAIVFVPLFMQGVVGVSATQSGTVMTPMMITMIVGSIIGGRMVYKIGVKTQLIIGMFIMAAGFGLLSTMDVETTKWTATLYMIVLGLGVGLVMPILTLALQETFPKSELGVVTSSSQFFRAIGGTFGMTILGAIMNYRSSHLLEDRLMPMLRSLPPQAKGMVDQFKHMIHDDPQGLYSMLLNPKALEKMPPQWSHTLVPILKHSLVDSLYSVFVFGLVFVACGVVLGLALGKIKLSDQHRKAKARA, from the coding sequence ATGGCAGAAGTAGCTGCGTTGGAAATACAATCAAGCATTAAGCATCGCAACATATTAATTATCGGGCTGATCATCGCCATGTTATTCGGCGCGCTCGATGGCACGATTGTCGGAACAGCGATGCCGCGCATTGTCGGGGAGCTTGGCGGTTTGAGCTTGATGACGTGGCTGACGACCGCTTATATGCTCACTTCGACCACGATCGTGCCGATTGCCGGAAAGCTTGCCGATTTGCTAGGCAGACGGGTCATTTATGTGACAGGACTCATTACTTTTATGGTCGGATCCGCTCTTTGCGGCATGGCGAATAACATGACGCAGCTTATCATTTACCGCGGGCTGCAAGGAATCGGCGGCGGGATTATGATGCCGATGGCGATGATTATTATCGGCGATTTGTTTACCGGAAAAGAACGCGGGAAATGGCAAGGAGTATTTGGCGGGCTTTATGGCCTTGCGTCTGTTTTAGGCCCGCAGATTGGCGGATGGATTGTCGACCATTTAAACTGGCGATGGGTATTTTACATCAATCTTCCTGTTGGAATTTTAGCGACGATTTTTATTGCGATGGGATTAAACAAACATCAGGCGAAAGGTCCGGTGAAGTTTGATGTTGCCGGCATGTTCACGATGGTCGTCGGCGTCGTTAGCTTATTGTTGGCTTTGACGTTTGGCGGCGATAAGTATGCTTGGACATCGTGGCAAATCATCACCTTGTTTGTTGTTGCGGCGGTGTTCTTAACGGCCTTTGTTTTTGTGGAATCGAAGGTCGAGGAGCCGGTCTTGCCGGTTCGCTTCTTTAAAAACCGGACGTTTACGGTGTTAAATGGGATCGGCTTTTTAATGAGCATCGGCATGTTTGGGGCGATTGTGTTCGTTCCGTTGTTTATGCAAGGGGTTGTCGGCGTCAGTGCGACGCAATCGGGAACCGTTATGACCCCGATGATGATTACGATGATTGTCGGCAGCATCATCGGCGGACGAATGGTTTATAAAATCGGCGTCAAGACGCAATTAATTATCGGCATGTTCATCATGGCCGCCGGGTTTGGTTTGCTAAGCACGATGGATGTGGAAACGACGAAATGGACCGCCACGCTTTATATGATTGTGTTAGGGCTTGGAGTCGGTTTAGTCATGCCGATTCTGACGTTGGCGTTGCAAGAAACCTTTCCGAAATCAGAACTCGGTGTTGTCACTTCATCCAGCCAATTTTTCCGCGCCATCGGTGGAACGTTCGGGATGACGATTTTAGGAGCGATCATGAACTATCGATCAAGCCATTTGTTAGAAGACCGTTTAATGCCGATGTTGAGATCGCTCCCTCCACAAGCAAAAGGAATGGTCGACCAATTCAAGCATATGATTCATGATGATCCGCAAGGATTGTATTCGATGTTGCTGAATCCAAAAGCATTGGAGAAGATGCCTCCGCAATGGAGCCATACGCTCGTTCCAATTTTGAAACATTCCTTAGTCGATTCTTTATATTCTGTGTTCGTGTTTGGTCTTGTTTTTGTCGCGTGCGGTGTTGTGTTGGGATTGGCGTTAGGCAAAATTAAGCTGTCTGACCAACATCGAAAAGCAAAGGCGCGCGCTTAA
- a CDS encoding MFS transporter: MNSRISVMVSIVLAMLVASMDTTIMNTTMPIIAKELRGFSLYAWSFASYMITTTVLSPIAGRLSDIFGRKKVFSFGIILFLIGSLLCGMSQNMVQLVVFRALQGIGAGFMMPFPAIIAGDLFPIEKRGKIQAFFTAMWGISAVLAPLLGSFFVEYASWRWIFYVNIPICLLSLLTLLPYKEVYEPKRVEIDYIGAALFATAISFLLLMTVVENNQWMYGVVGAVLLVIFYLYEKKQASPLVPLALVQHKTLKWMNMNGFVSCVALFGTSSYIPLFLQNIAHQSVFVSGVALLGMSIGWMIAAVPAGKWILRYGYRILLIIGNVLLVLSGLLLALLNESSGFLYVFFAMLIQGLSFGLTSTVGIIGSQQLADAHEKGIATSFFMFCRNIGTAIGVTIMGAFLTKAAEFMAGIHHLFLFGFIGSIVALLTSFLIRDESEHGKKNLLRSGEMA; this comes from the coding sequence GTGAATAGCAGAATATCCGTAATGGTAAGCATTGTGCTGGCGATGCTCGTGGCATCGATGGATACGACGATCATGAATACGACGATGCCGATTATTGCCAAAGAACTTAGAGGATTTTCTCTTTATGCCTGGTCGTTTGCTTCCTACATGATCACAACGACCGTTCTTTCTCCAATCGCCGGGAGACTTTCCGATATTTTTGGGAGAAAGAAAGTATTTAGCTTCGGTATTATTTTATTTTTAATCGGTTCTCTTCTTTGCGGGATGTCGCAAAATATGGTCCAGCTTGTTGTATTCCGCGCCCTGCAAGGAATTGGCGCTGGCTTTATGATGCCGTTTCCTGCCATCATTGCCGGGGATTTATTTCCGATTGAAAAGCGCGGCAAAATTCAAGCGTTTTTCACGGCAATGTGGGGGATTTCCGCTGTTCTTGCGCCGCTTTTAGGATCCTTTTTTGTCGAATACGCATCATGGCGCTGGATTTTTTATGTGAATATCCCGATTTGCTTGCTTTCCTTACTTACACTATTGCCATATAAAGAAGTGTACGAGCCGAAGCGGGTGGAGATTGACTATATCGGAGCGGCATTATTTGCGACCGCGATCAGCTTTCTTCTATTGATGACGGTAGTCGAAAACAACCAATGGATGTATGGCGTCGTTGGTGCTGTGTTATTAGTTATTTTTTACTTATATGAAAAGAAGCAAGCATCTCCGCTTGTTCCATTGGCACTCGTGCAGCATAAAACGTTAAAATGGATGAACATGAACGGATTTGTCAGCTGTGTCGCTTTATTCGGCACGTCTAGCTACATTCCGCTATTTTTGCAAAATATTGCGCATCAATCGGTGTTTGTGAGCGGTGTTGCACTTTTAGGCATGTCGATTGGCTGGATGATTGCTGCTGTACCGGCGGGAAAATGGATTTTACGCTACGGCTACCGCATTTTATTGATTATTGGAAACGTTCTTCTTGTGCTTTCTGGACTATTGCTTGCACTTTTAAATGAAAGCAGCGGATTTTTGTATGTCTTTTTTGCCATGCTCATTCAGGGGCTATCGTTCGGATTAACATCTACCGTCGGTATCATCGGCTCGCAGCAGCTTGCCGATGCGCATGAAAAAGGAATTGCGACATCCTTTTTCATGTTTTGCCGCAATATCGGCACAGCCATTGGTGTCACGATTATGGGCGCCTTTTTAACGAAAGCGGCCGAATTTATGGCAGGCATTCACCATCTCTTTTTATTTGGATTTATCGGCAGCATTGTGGCTTTACTAACGTCGTTTCTCATTCGGGACGAATCTGAACACGGGAAAAAAAATTTGCTTCGTTCGGGAGAAATGGCCTAA
- a CDS encoding HAMP domain-containing protein → MKVTVRKKLYAVFAAVYMLLIALVGIAYYEISTINANYTRLLNGDVSNLINVKQLEILVRREQGSMRGYLLTGDQTSLTNFTKAHDEFERLSNELEKTLTKTKTKELLARLNELEQQFYELGQKTFQLKEENNVEAYTQLIITTGRDITSQFDEAVGQLTKIQQKDMNQADKAAKSEASSLKVWMIIIGVIALAIGNIVTIYMSRVLSRPLLTLSEAAKRIASGDLTGEEIVIRNRDEIGELAASFNSHFAPSRRKSGGFFRSDVE, encoded by the coding sequence ATGAAGGTGACAGTCCGAAAAAAATTGTATGCAGTATTTGCCGCTGTATATATGTTGTTAATCGCGCTTGTTGGCATTGCTTATTACGAGATTTCCACTATTAATGCTAATTATACGCGCCTTTTAAATGGCGATGTTTCCAATCTTATCAATGTTAAACAGCTAGAAATTTTGGTTCGGCGCGAGCAAGGGAGCATGCGCGGTTATTTGCTTACCGGCGATCAAACGTCATTGACAAACTTTACGAAAGCGCATGATGAATTTGAGAGGCTAAGCAATGAGCTGGAGAAAACGTTGACAAAAACGAAAACAAAAGAGTTGTTAGCGCGACTGAATGAGCTAGAACAGCAATTTTACGAACTTGGACAGAAAACATTTCAATTAAAAGAAGAAAATAATGTAGAAGCTTATACACAGTTAATTATAACTACGGGAAGAGATATTACTTCACAATTTGATGAAGCGGTAGGGCAGCTAACGAAAATCCAGCAAAAAGATATGAATCAGGCTGACAAGGCTGCAAAGTCAGAAGCATCATCCCTTAAAGTATGGATGATTATAATCGGGGTTATTGCACTTGCTATTGGCAACATCGTTACTATTTATATGAGCCGCGTTCTTTCTCGCCCGCTCCTCACTCTTTCGGAAGCCGCAAAACGAATTGCCAGCGGCGATTTGACCGGGGAGGAAATTGTGATTCGCAACCGCGATGAAATCGGGGAACTGGCGGCATCTTTTAACTCACATTTCGCACCCTCTCGACGAA